A window from Gopherus flavomarginatus isolate rGopFla2 chromosome 4, rGopFla2.mat.asm, whole genome shotgun sequence encodes these proteins:
- the GPRC6A gene encoding G-protein coupled receptor family C group 6 member A isoform X1 translates to MALVGLLIPCFVISFDITHSCQNTDNFVGASSPGDIVIGGLFSVHGKMLHPEEHPMRPVIQNCAGFEIQVFLQTLAMIHGIEMINNSTLLSGIKLGYEIYDTCAEVTKAMGAALRFLAKFNASKDTVEYKCNYSDYIPRIKAVIGSSYSEIAMAVSRLLNLQLIPLVSHASSAEILSDKIRFPSFLRTVPSDFYQTRAMARLIHRSGWNWIGLIATDDDYGRSALDSFGIQAMANNVCIAFKEMLPAYLSDGTINAKVNQALEKIVQETRVNVIVVFLRQFHVTKLFRKAIERNIHKIWIACDNWSAAVKITTIPNIKHLGTVVGFAYKSENMSTFHDFLKTLHLQPTENNMFLKEYSVLLSTCAHVEDQDLNKCISNYSQENLIYEAGMCSQSWRDDFLMANIEPGFIQSTMLAVHAIAYAVRELCKDRDCKNPIAFAPWELLEELKKVTFNDNEKEVHFDAKGDLNMGYDVLLWKEISGRMVITEIAEYDLQKDDFIFKDEEKEMEFLNLKTVKSTCSRKCRPGQMKKVSASKHTCCYECVNCPEDHYTNQADMDYCFLCNNKTHWSPVNSTTCYKKTVEYLSWNDSFAILLIILSGLGVVLIFAISTIFTRNLATPVVKASGGLTVCYVILLCHFLVFASTGFFIGEPKEFKCKTRQAFFGISFALCISCILMKSLKILLAFSFDPKLQNFLKCFYKPVPIVVTCTGIQVVICTFWVIFRSPFVEQNFFIRRVIILECNEGSIVAFGVMLGYIAALAFICFIFAFKGRKLPENYNEAKFITFGMLIYFIAWITFIPVYTTTFGKYRPAVEITVILISNYGILCCTFLPKCYIILYKQETNTKSAFLKIIYNYSSKSAGCLTVSQISLESNCTTPQYPITNSCCKAEKTSVNGNCHSEVSKHSLIRENVPPKNTAGTISRKRLSSI, encoded by the exons ATGGCATTAGTTGGTTTGTTGATCCCCTGCTTTGTGATCAGCTTTGATATCACCCACTCTTGCCAGAATACTGACAATTTTGTGGGTGCCAGTTCTCCCGGGGACATTGTCATCGGAGGTTTGTTTTCAGTTCATGGCAAAATGCTACATCCAGAAGAACACCCCATGAGACCAGTGATTCAGAATTGTGCTGG TTTCGAAATTCAAGTGTTTCTTCAGACTCTTGCGATGATACATGGCATTGAAATGATCAACAATTCAACACTGTTATCTGGAATTAAACTGGGCTATGAAATCTACGACACTTGTGCAGAAGTTACAAAAGCCATGGGAGCAGCTTTGAGGTTCCTGGCTAAATTCAATGCTTCCAAGGACACAGTAGAATACAAATGTAACTATTCAGACTACATACCAAGAATTAAGGCTGTCATAGGTTCCAGCTACTCTGAAATAGCAATGGCAGTTTCAAGGCTATTGAACTTGCAACTAATCCCACTG GTTAGTCACGCATCAAGTGCTGAAATCCTCAGTGACAAAATCCGCTTTCCTTCCTTCTTACGCACTGTGCCTAGTGATTTTTATCAGACGCGAGCAATGGCCCGCTTGATCCACAGGTCTGGATGGAACTGGATTGGATTAATAGCCACTGATGATGACTATGGGCGATCTGCTCTGGACAGCTTTGGGATACAGGCCATGGCAAACAATGTCTGTATTGCTTTTAAAGAAATGTTGCCAGCCTATCTCTCCGATGGCACCATTAATGCCAAAGTTAATCAAGCACTCGAGAAGATTGTCCAGGAAACCAGGGTAAATGTAATCGTTGTTTTTCTCAGACAATTCCATGTAACAAAATTATTTAGAAAAGCAATTGAGAGGAACATACATAAAATCTGGATTGCATGTGATAACTGGTCAGCTGCTGTCAAGATTACTACCATTCCCAACATCAAGCACCTTGGAACAGTCGTGGGATTTGCATACAAAAGTGAAAACATGTCTACGTTTCATGACTTCTTGAAAACCCTGCATTTGCAACCCACTGAAAACAACATGTTCTTAAAAGAATATAGTGTGCTTTTGTCAACCTGCGCACATGTGGAGGACCAGGATTTGAACAAGTGCATTTCAAATTATTCTCAGGAGAATTTGATCTATGAGGCTGGGATGTGCAGTCAGAGCTGGAGAGATGATTTTCTGATGGCCAACATTGAGCCAGGATTTATCCAAAGTACTATGCTTGCAGTCCATGCTATTGCATATGCTGTACGGGAGCTGTGCAAAGACAGAGACTGCAAGAATCCTATTGCTTTTGCTCCCTGGGAA CTGCTTGAAGAACTTAAAAAAGTAACATTCAATGACAATGAAAAAGAAGTTCATTTTGATGCCAAAGGAGACCTTAACATGGGATATGATGTACTTCTCTGGAAGGAAATCAGCGGCCGCATGGTGATCACTGAGATAGCAGAATATGACCTGCAGAAAGATGACTTTATCTTCAAGGATGAGGAGAAAGAAATGGAGTTTCTGAATTTAAAG ACAGTTAAATCAACATGCTCCAGGAAATGTAGACCAGGGCAAATGAAGAAGGTTTCAGCAAGTAAGCACACATGCTGCTATGAGTGTGTGAACTGCCCAGAAGACCATTATACTAATCAGGCAG ATATGGATTACTGCTTTCTGTGCAACAACAAAACTCACTGGTCACCTGTGAACAGTACTACATGCTACAAAAAGACAGTTGAATACCTCAGCTGGAATGACTCGTTTGCTATTTTGCTAATAATCCTCTCTGGCCTCGGAGTTGTGTTGATTTTTGCAATTAGCACAATATTTACTAGAAACCTGGCTACCCCTGTCGTAAAGGCATCAGGTGGTTTAACTGTTTGTTATGTTATTCTCCTCTGCCACTTCCTCGTTTTTGCTAGCACTGGCTTTTTCATTGGTGAGCCAAAGGAATTCAAATGCAAAACCCGGCAAGCTTTCTTTGGCATCAGCTTCGCACTCTGCATCTCATGTATTTTAATGAAGTCACTGAAAATTTTACTGGCCTTCAGCTTTGATCCAAAATTACAGAATTTTCTGAAGTGTTTCTACAAACCTGTTCCTATTGTGGTCACCTGCACCGGAATTCAAGTTGTCATTTGCACTTTTTGGGTAATATTTAGAAGCCCTTTTGTTGAGCAAAATTTCTTTATCCGAAGAGTTATTATACTGGAATGTAATGAAGGTTCTATTGTGGCTTTTGGGGTCATGTTAGGCTACATAGCTGCTCTGGCCTTTATTTGCTTCATATTTGCCTTTAAAGGCAGGAAATTACCTGAGAATTACAATGAAGCTAAATTCATAACCTTTGGCATGCTCATTTACTTCATAGCTTGGATTACATTCATCCCTGTCTATACAACTACGTTTGGTAAATACCGGCCAGCAGTTGAGATCACTGTTATTTTAATATCAAATTATGGAATCCTATGCTGcaccttccttcctaagtgctATATCATCCTTTATAAgcaagaaacaaacacaaaatctgCATTTCTCAAAATAATTTACAACTATTCCTCCAAAAGTGCAGGCTGCCTTACAGTAAGCCAAATTTCTTTGGAGTCTAACTGTACCACCCCCCAGTATCCCATCACAAACTCTTGCTGTAAAGCTGAAAAAACCTCTGTGAATGGCAACTGCCACTCTGAAGTCTCCAAACATAGTctgataagagagaatgttcctCCGAAAAATACCGCTGGGACAATATCAAGGAAGAGATTGTCTAGCATATGA
- the GPRC6A gene encoding G-protein coupled receptor family C group 6 member A isoform X2 translates to MALVGLLIPCFVISFDITHSCQNTDNFVGASSPGDIVIGGLFSVHGKMLHPEEHPMRPVIQNCAGFEIQVFLQTLAMIHGIEMINNSTLLSGIKLGYEIYDTCAEVTKAMGAALRFLAKFNASKDTVEYKCNYSDYIPRIKAVIGSSYSEIAMAVSRLLNLQLIPLVSHASSAEILSDKIRFPSFLRTVPSDFYQTRAMARLIHRSGWNWIGLIATDDDYGRSALDSFGIQAMANNVCIAFKEMLPAYLSDGTINAKVNQALEKIVQETRVNVIVVFLRQFHVTKLFRKAIERNIHKIWIACDNWSAAVKITTIPNIKHLGTVVGFAYKSENMSTFHDFLKTLHLQPTENNMFLKEYSVLLSTCAHVEDQDLNKCISNYSQENLIYEAGMCSQSWRDDFLMANIEPGFIQSTMLAVHAIAYAVRELCKDRDCKNPIAFAPWETVKSTCSRKCRPGQMKKVSASKHTCCYECVNCPEDHYTNQADMDYCFLCNNKTHWSPVNSTTCYKKTVEYLSWNDSFAILLIILSGLGVVLIFAISTIFTRNLATPVVKASGGLTVCYVILLCHFLVFASTGFFIGEPKEFKCKTRQAFFGISFALCISCILMKSLKILLAFSFDPKLQNFLKCFYKPVPIVVTCTGIQVVICTFWVIFRSPFVEQNFFIRRVIILECNEGSIVAFGVMLGYIAALAFICFIFAFKGRKLPENYNEAKFITFGMLIYFIAWITFIPVYTTTFGKYRPAVEITVILISNYGILCCTFLPKCYIILYKQETNTKSAFLKIIYNYSSKSAGCLTVSQISLESNCTTPQYPITNSCCKAEKTSVNGNCHSEVSKHSLIRENVPPKNTAGTISRKRLSSI, encoded by the exons ATGGCATTAGTTGGTTTGTTGATCCCCTGCTTTGTGATCAGCTTTGATATCACCCACTCTTGCCAGAATACTGACAATTTTGTGGGTGCCAGTTCTCCCGGGGACATTGTCATCGGAGGTTTGTTTTCAGTTCATGGCAAAATGCTACATCCAGAAGAACACCCCATGAGACCAGTGATTCAGAATTGTGCTGG TTTCGAAATTCAAGTGTTTCTTCAGACTCTTGCGATGATACATGGCATTGAAATGATCAACAATTCAACACTGTTATCTGGAATTAAACTGGGCTATGAAATCTACGACACTTGTGCAGAAGTTACAAAAGCCATGGGAGCAGCTTTGAGGTTCCTGGCTAAATTCAATGCTTCCAAGGACACAGTAGAATACAAATGTAACTATTCAGACTACATACCAAGAATTAAGGCTGTCATAGGTTCCAGCTACTCTGAAATAGCAATGGCAGTTTCAAGGCTATTGAACTTGCAACTAATCCCACTG GTTAGTCACGCATCAAGTGCTGAAATCCTCAGTGACAAAATCCGCTTTCCTTCCTTCTTACGCACTGTGCCTAGTGATTTTTATCAGACGCGAGCAATGGCCCGCTTGATCCACAGGTCTGGATGGAACTGGATTGGATTAATAGCCACTGATGATGACTATGGGCGATCTGCTCTGGACAGCTTTGGGATACAGGCCATGGCAAACAATGTCTGTATTGCTTTTAAAGAAATGTTGCCAGCCTATCTCTCCGATGGCACCATTAATGCCAAAGTTAATCAAGCACTCGAGAAGATTGTCCAGGAAACCAGGGTAAATGTAATCGTTGTTTTTCTCAGACAATTCCATGTAACAAAATTATTTAGAAAAGCAATTGAGAGGAACATACATAAAATCTGGATTGCATGTGATAACTGGTCAGCTGCTGTCAAGATTACTACCATTCCCAACATCAAGCACCTTGGAACAGTCGTGGGATTTGCATACAAAAGTGAAAACATGTCTACGTTTCATGACTTCTTGAAAACCCTGCATTTGCAACCCACTGAAAACAACATGTTCTTAAAAGAATATAGTGTGCTTTTGTCAACCTGCGCACATGTGGAGGACCAGGATTTGAACAAGTGCATTTCAAATTATTCTCAGGAGAATTTGATCTATGAGGCTGGGATGTGCAGTCAGAGCTGGAGAGATGATTTTCTGATGGCCAACATTGAGCCAGGATTTATCCAAAGTACTATGCTTGCAGTCCATGCTATTGCATATGCTGTACGGGAGCTGTGCAAAGACAGAGACTGCAAGAATCCTATTGCTTTTGCTCCCTGGGAA ACAGTTAAATCAACATGCTCCAGGAAATGTAGACCAGGGCAAATGAAGAAGGTTTCAGCAAGTAAGCACACATGCTGCTATGAGTGTGTGAACTGCCCAGAAGACCATTATACTAATCAGGCAG ATATGGATTACTGCTTTCTGTGCAACAACAAAACTCACTGGTCACCTGTGAACAGTACTACATGCTACAAAAAGACAGTTGAATACCTCAGCTGGAATGACTCGTTTGCTATTTTGCTAATAATCCTCTCTGGCCTCGGAGTTGTGTTGATTTTTGCAATTAGCACAATATTTACTAGAAACCTGGCTACCCCTGTCGTAAAGGCATCAGGTGGTTTAACTGTTTGTTATGTTATTCTCCTCTGCCACTTCCTCGTTTTTGCTAGCACTGGCTTTTTCATTGGTGAGCCAAAGGAATTCAAATGCAAAACCCGGCAAGCTTTCTTTGGCATCAGCTTCGCACTCTGCATCTCATGTATTTTAATGAAGTCACTGAAAATTTTACTGGCCTTCAGCTTTGATCCAAAATTACAGAATTTTCTGAAGTGTTTCTACAAACCTGTTCCTATTGTGGTCACCTGCACCGGAATTCAAGTTGTCATTTGCACTTTTTGGGTAATATTTAGAAGCCCTTTTGTTGAGCAAAATTTCTTTATCCGAAGAGTTATTATACTGGAATGTAATGAAGGTTCTATTGTGGCTTTTGGGGTCATGTTAGGCTACATAGCTGCTCTGGCCTTTATTTGCTTCATATTTGCCTTTAAAGGCAGGAAATTACCTGAGAATTACAATGAAGCTAAATTCATAACCTTTGGCATGCTCATTTACTTCATAGCTTGGATTACATTCATCCCTGTCTATACAACTACGTTTGGTAAATACCGGCCAGCAGTTGAGATCACTGTTATTTTAATATCAAATTATGGAATCCTATGCTGcaccttccttcctaagtgctATATCATCCTTTATAAgcaagaaacaaacacaaaatctgCATTTCTCAAAATAATTTACAACTATTCCTCCAAAAGTGCAGGCTGCCTTACAGTAAGCCAAATTTCTTTGGAGTCTAACTGTACCACCCCCCAGTATCCCATCACAAACTCTTGCTGTAAAGCTGAAAAAACCTCTGTGAATGGCAACTGCCACTCTGAAGTCTCCAAACATAGTctgataagagagaatgttcctCCGAAAAATACCGCTGGGACAATATCAAGGAAGAGATTGTCTAGCATATGA
- the GPRC6A gene encoding G-protein coupled receptor family C group 6 member A isoform X3, producing the protein MALVGLLIPCFVISFDITHSCQNTDNFVGASSPGDIVIGGLFSVHGKMLHPEEHPMRPVIQNCAGFEIQVFLQTLAMIHGIEMINNSTLLSGIKLGYEIYDTCAEVTKAMGAALRFLAKFNASKDTVEYKCNYSDYIPRIKAVIGSSYSEIAMAVSRLLNLQLIPLVSHASSAEILSDKIRFPSFLRTVPSDFYQTRAMARLIHRSGWNWIGLIATDDDYGRSALDSFGIQAMANNVCIAFKEMLPAYLSDGTINAKVNQALEKIVQETRLLEELKKVTFNDNEKEVHFDAKGDLNMGYDVLLWKEISGRMVITEIAEYDLQKDDFIFKDEEKEMEFLNLKTVKSTCSRKCRPGQMKKVSASKHTCCYECVNCPEDHYTNQADMDYCFLCNNKTHWSPVNSTTCYKKTVEYLSWNDSFAILLIILSGLGVVLIFAISTIFTRNLATPVVKASGGLTVCYVILLCHFLVFASTGFFIGEPKEFKCKTRQAFFGISFALCISCILMKSLKILLAFSFDPKLQNFLKCFYKPVPIVVTCTGIQVVICTFWVIFRSPFVEQNFFIRRVIILECNEGSIVAFGVMLGYIAALAFICFIFAFKGRKLPENYNEAKFITFGMLIYFIAWITFIPVYTTTFGKYRPAVEITVILISNYGILCCTFLPKCYIILYKQETNTKSAFLKIIYNYSSKSAGCLTVSQISLESNCTTPQYPITNSCCKAEKTSVNGNCHSEVSKHSLIRENVPPKNTAGTISRKRLSSI; encoded by the exons ATGGCATTAGTTGGTTTGTTGATCCCCTGCTTTGTGATCAGCTTTGATATCACCCACTCTTGCCAGAATACTGACAATTTTGTGGGTGCCAGTTCTCCCGGGGACATTGTCATCGGAGGTTTGTTTTCAGTTCATGGCAAAATGCTACATCCAGAAGAACACCCCATGAGACCAGTGATTCAGAATTGTGCTGG TTTCGAAATTCAAGTGTTTCTTCAGACTCTTGCGATGATACATGGCATTGAAATGATCAACAATTCAACACTGTTATCTGGAATTAAACTGGGCTATGAAATCTACGACACTTGTGCAGAAGTTACAAAAGCCATGGGAGCAGCTTTGAGGTTCCTGGCTAAATTCAATGCTTCCAAGGACACAGTAGAATACAAATGTAACTATTCAGACTACATACCAAGAATTAAGGCTGTCATAGGTTCCAGCTACTCTGAAATAGCAATGGCAGTTTCAAGGCTATTGAACTTGCAACTAATCCCACTG GTTAGTCACGCATCAAGTGCTGAAATCCTCAGTGACAAAATCCGCTTTCCTTCCTTCTTACGCACTGTGCCTAGTGATTTTTATCAGACGCGAGCAATGGCCCGCTTGATCCACAGGTCTGGATGGAACTGGATTGGATTAATAGCCACTGATGATGACTATGGGCGATCTGCTCTGGACAGCTTTGGGATACAGGCCATGGCAAACAATGTCTGTATTGCTTTTAAAGAAATGTTGCCAGCCTATCTCTCCGATGGCACCATTAATGCCAAAGTTAATCAAGCACTCGAGAAGATTGTCCAGGAAACCAGG CTGCTTGAAGAACTTAAAAAAGTAACATTCAATGACAATGAAAAAGAAGTTCATTTTGATGCCAAAGGAGACCTTAACATGGGATATGATGTACTTCTCTGGAAGGAAATCAGCGGCCGCATGGTGATCACTGAGATAGCAGAATATGACCTGCAGAAAGATGACTTTATCTTCAAGGATGAGGAGAAAGAAATGGAGTTTCTGAATTTAAAG ACAGTTAAATCAACATGCTCCAGGAAATGTAGACCAGGGCAAATGAAGAAGGTTTCAGCAAGTAAGCACACATGCTGCTATGAGTGTGTGAACTGCCCAGAAGACCATTATACTAATCAGGCAG ATATGGATTACTGCTTTCTGTGCAACAACAAAACTCACTGGTCACCTGTGAACAGTACTACATGCTACAAAAAGACAGTTGAATACCTCAGCTGGAATGACTCGTTTGCTATTTTGCTAATAATCCTCTCTGGCCTCGGAGTTGTGTTGATTTTTGCAATTAGCACAATATTTACTAGAAACCTGGCTACCCCTGTCGTAAAGGCATCAGGTGGTTTAACTGTTTGTTATGTTATTCTCCTCTGCCACTTCCTCGTTTTTGCTAGCACTGGCTTTTTCATTGGTGAGCCAAAGGAATTCAAATGCAAAACCCGGCAAGCTTTCTTTGGCATCAGCTTCGCACTCTGCATCTCATGTATTTTAATGAAGTCACTGAAAATTTTACTGGCCTTCAGCTTTGATCCAAAATTACAGAATTTTCTGAAGTGTTTCTACAAACCTGTTCCTATTGTGGTCACCTGCACCGGAATTCAAGTTGTCATTTGCACTTTTTGGGTAATATTTAGAAGCCCTTTTGTTGAGCAAAATTTCTTTATCCGAAGAGTTATTATACTGGAATGTAATGAAGGTTCTATTGTGGCTTTTGGGGTCATGTTAGGCTACATAGCTGCTCTGGCCTTTATTTGCTTCATATTTGCCTTTAAAGGCAGGAAATTACCTGAGAATTACAATGAAGCTAAATTCATAACCTTTGGCATGCTCATTTACTTCATAGCTTGGATTACATTCATCCCTGTCTATACAACTACGTTTGGTAAATACCGGCCAGCAGTTGAGATCACTGTTATTTTAATATCAAATTATGGAATCCTATGCTGcaccttccttcctaagtgctATATCATCCTTTATAAgcaagaaacaaacacaaaatctgCATTTCTCAAAATAATTTACAACTATTCCTCCAAAAGTGCAGGCTGCCTTACAGTAAGCCAAATTTCTTTGGAGTCTAACTGTACCACCCCCCAGTATCCCATCACAAACTCTTGCTGTAAAGCTGAAAAAACCTCTGTGAATGGCAACTGCCACTCTGAAGTCTCCAAACATAGTctgataagagagaatgttcctCCGAAAAATACCGCTGGGACAATATCAAGGAAGAGATTGTCTAGCATATGA